A region of Reichenbachiella carrageenanivorans DNA encodes the following proteins:
- a CDS encoding IS3 family transposase, with amino-acid sequence MRAVGKSRKTGLASVQKVCSSMRLNRDAYYKCKERFEVQKSTEAKVISLVKEERKIQSRVGTQKLQMHLATDFSRLGIKIGRDRLFDILRANDMLVRRKKVSCKTTNSYHHFYKYNNLIKDLNITVPNQVWVSDITYIRTVRGFCYLALITDLYSRKIVGFDVSDSLELAGCLRALKSAFRKAKPGSNLIHHSDRGIQYCSKQYVNELLKRKMKISMTEENHCYENAVAERVNGILKDEFYLDQCFVNTSHAKQATKNAIDIYNNKRLHLSLGLKTPEQVYSKVA; translated from the coding sequence ATGCGAGCAGTAGGAAAATCAAGAAAAACAGGGCTAGCGAGTGTTCAAAAAGTATGTAGTAGTATGCGTCTCAATCGAGACGCATACTACAAATGTAAAGAGCGTTTTGAGGTGCAAAAAAGCACGGAAGCCAAAGTGATCAGTTTAGTCAAAGAGGAGCGAAAAATTCAATCGAGAGTAGGCACACAAAAGCTTCAAATGCATCTGGCTACCGACTTTAGTAGATTAGGTATAAAAATAGGCAGAGATCGTTTATTCGATATATTACGAGCCAATGACATGCTTGTCAGGCGTAAGAAAGTCTCTTGCAAGACGACCAATTCATATCATCATTTTTACAAGTACAACAACTTGATAAAGGACTTGAATATCACAGTTCCCAATCAAGTTTGGGTATCAGATATCACCTATATAAGAACCGTCAGAGGCTTCTGTTATTTGGCTTTGATTACCGATTTGTATTCAAGGAAAATAGTAGGGTTTGATGTGAGTGATTCATTGGAATTAGCAGGCTGTCTCAGGGCGTTAAAGTCTGCTTTTAGAAAAGCGAAACCAGGATCAAATTTGATTCATCATTCGGACAGAGGCATCCAATATTGCAGTAAACAATATGTCAATGAGCTCCTAAAACGAAAGATGAAAATCAGTATGACAGAGGAGAACCATTGTTACGAAAACGCAGTGGCTGAAAGAGTGAATGGCATCCTAAAAGATGAGTTTTATCTTGACCAATGTTTTGTCAATACAAGCCATGCAAAACAGGCAACTAAAAACGCAATTGACATCTATAACAATAAAAGATTACACCTATCTTTAGGACTTAAAACCCCTGAACAGGTGTACAGCAAAGTAGCATAA
- a CDS encoding transposase: MYKNDGINRRYSEGYKLKVLAELSTGKYNKTEIGRIYDINRTTLNKWIEKYDRKDLMNTRVTVETTDEIGRIKELQKEVQQLKDLLLKKDLDNLMLDSYLEVAAENMGYKSVDDLKKTLNIKP; encoded by the coding sequence ATGTATAAGAATGACGGAATCAATCGCAGGTACAGCGAAGGTTACAAACTCAAAGTTTTAGCCGAACTTAGTACAGGTAAATACAACAAAACAGAAATAGGTCGCATCTACGACATCAACCGCACCACCCTCAATAAGTGGATCGAAAAGTATGACCGGAAAGACCTTATGAACACTCGTGTAACTGTGGAAACAACAGACGAAATCGGGCGCATTAAGGAGCTCCAAAAAGAAGTCCAGCAACTCAAAGACTTACTCTTGAAGAAAGATCTGGACAATCTAATGCTTGACTCTTATTTAGAAGTAGCAGCCGAGAATATGGGCTATAAAAGCGTGGATGATTTAAAAAAAACTTTAAACATCAAGCCCTGA
- a CDS encoding thiol protease/hemagglutinin PrtT encodes MTKLKILILLLLLTVTGFAKQIDEPTAKAVATNFLTGLTSNSSGRIATQNLNLVLAYPTASTNSNARLSSPTNNPYFIYNFGETGFIIVSNEDAALPILGYSFEGTYSENKVFPQLAKWLETYKKQIRFIQANDIEPTQEVTSRWESLLKDASSSARVSETNSVDPLIETKWDQSPYVNAKCPYDAQYQELTVTGCPATAMAQIMKYWKYPAKGIGFHSYNHEKYGTLSANFSSTYYDWESMPNTINSTNDAVATLMYHCGVAVEMQYNVASEGGSGSYVIIPGYPEEQTVQHGLITYFGYDKESIQGLYRADYSDNDWKNLLKEELDAGRPIQYAGFGQGGHTWVCDGYDNNDFFHMNWGWGGQLDGYYLLDALTPGSGGIGSGAGSYNENQQALIGIKPPDAAQTYELEIYDDVVSNKSTIAYGEDFEISTDILNDGNNTFNGDYGAAVFDENDVFVDFIEIISSVSLEPGFHYTNGLTFSTDGLLTMLPGEYRVYIFYRPTGGNWVGMKADFWDFLTSDYVDIEVVNVNIISLYSTIDVLTENLYNEGTLSVKLDVANYSAEEFTGILDVSLYNLEGEFVATIEEKTGVTLCSQCHFTDGLTFTTTSLNVPPGTYLLALLHQWDGYDYEITGSSSSFINPFKVILQVPPLDPDNYENNDEFEDAHSLAANFSGNDLSISTNGSNIHVGSDWDFYSVQLDDGFDYSIDIRLHDSYNSGNGNEYTVDGLFLYSFDGENWSEAYDDLLPTSITSEGDKTLTIVVSPYFLGERGTYQLDIDLERSMVLGTDQNQDVFTIYPNPASDRFKVRLGTGSDKIDRMEIINLQGQVIMHNENVSNETELPISNLSSGTYFVRANYNGITETKKLLVK; translated from the coding sequence ATGACAAAGCTAAAAATCTTAATTCTCCTTCTTCTGCTAACGGTAACTGGGTTTGCCAAGCAGATTGACGAACCGACCGCTAAAGCAGTAGCAACTAACTTCTTAACGGGTTTAACTTCAAATTCAAGCGGAAGAATTGCAACCCAAAACCTGAACTTGGTTCTAGCATATCCAACAGCATCAACTAACAGCAATGCTAGGCTTTCTTCACCAACCAATAACCCATACTTCATCTATAATTTCGGAGAAACTGGATTCATAATCGTTTCAAATGAAGATGCTGCATTGCCCATTTTGGGTTATTCTTTCGAGGGAACATACTCTGAAAATAAAGTTTTTCCTCAACTAGCAAAATGGCTGGAAACCTACAAAAAGCAAATTCGGTTCATACAAGCTAATGATATTGAACCCACTCAAGAAGTAACTTCAAGATGGGAAAGCTTATTAAAGGATGCTTCATCAAGTGCTAGGGTTAGTGAAACAAATTCCGTTGATCCATTGATTGAAACAAAATGGGATCAAAGTCCCTATGTTAATGCCAAATGTCCCTACGATGCTCAATATCAGGAATTAACCGTTACAGGTTGTCCAGCAACCGCTATGGCACAGATAATGAAGTACTGGAAATATCCAGCCAAAGGAATTGGTTTTCACTCCTACAACCACGAGAAATACGGAACACTTTCAGCCAATTTCAGCTCCACATACTATGACTGGGAATCCATGCCTAATACGATTAATAGCACAAACGATGCTGTTGCTACCTTAATGTATCATTGCGGTGTTGCTGTCGAAATGCAGTACAATGTTGCCTCTGAAGGTGGAAGTGGAAGCTATGTGATAATCCCCGGCTATCCAGAGGAGCAGACTGTTCAACATGGTCTAATTACATATTTCGGATATGACAAAGAATCCATTCAAGGGTTATATCGAGCAGATTATTCTGACAATGATTGGAAAAACCTACTCAAAGAAGAACTTGATGCAGGTAGACCTATACAGTATGCAGGGTTTGGTCAAGGTGGTCACACTTGGGTATGTGATGGTTATGACAACAATGACTTCTTTCATATGAATTGGGGTTGGGGAGGACAGTTGGATGGTTATTATTTACTGGATGCACTAACACCCGGTTCTGGCGGAATTGGATCTGGAGCAGGTTCATACAATGAAAACCAACAAGCATTGATTGGCATTAAGCCACCAGATGCAGCCCAGACTTATGAATTAGAAATCTACGATGATGTTGTTTCCAACAAATCAACTATTGCCTACGGAGAAGATTTTGAGATTTCCACAGATATTCTTAATGACGGCAACAATACTTTTAATGGTGACTATGGGGCAGCAGTTTTTGACGAGAATGATGTCTTTGTTGACTTTATTGAAATCATTTCTAGCGTGAGCTTAGAACCCGGCTTTCACTATACCAATGGCTTAACTTTTAGTACTGACGGACTACTTACCATGTTACCCGGTGAATATCGAGTCTACATTTTCTATCGACCAACGGGAGGAAATTGGGTTGGTATGAAGGCAGATTTTTGGGATTTTCTAACCTCAGACTATGTAGATATTGAAGTTGTCAATGTGAACATAATAAGCCTTTATTCCACCATTGATGTTCTCACCGAAAACTTATACAATGAAGGTACTCTTTCGGTAAAACTTGATGTTGCAAACTATTCAGCGGAAGAGTTCACTGGAATTTTGGACGTTTCACTTTACAACCTAGAAGGGGAATTTGTGGCAACCATTGAAGAAAAGACTGGAGTTACCCTTTGCTCTCAATGTCATTTCACTGATGGATTGACATTCACAACAACCAGCCTAAACGTCCCCCCAGGAACTTATTTATTGGCTCTACTTCATCAATGGGATGGTTATGATTATGAAATCACGGGTTCATCTTCATCATTCATCAATCCTTTCAAGGTGATTCTACAAGTTCCACCTTTGGATCCAGATAATTATGAAAATAACGATGAATTTGAGGATGCCCATTCTCTGGCAGCAAACTTTTCAGGAAATGACCTTTCCATCTCAACAAATGGATCAAACATCCATGTTGGAAGTGATTGGGATTTTTATTCAGTACAACTGGATGATGGATTTGACTACTCCATTGATATCAGATTGCATGATTCATACAATAGCGGAAATGGAAATGAGTATACAGTCGATGGACTGTTCCTTTATTCGTTTGATGGAGAAAACTGGTCAGAGGCTTATGACGATTTGTTGCCAACCTCAATAACATCAGAAGGAGATAAGACTTTAACAATTGTGGTTTCACCGTACTTCTTGGGTGAACGCGGCACTTATCAACTTGATATTGACCTTGAAAGATCAATGGTTTTGGGTACGGATCAAAACCAAGACGTTTTTACAATTTACCCCAACCCTGCATCGGACAGGTTTAAAGTAAGATTGGGTACTGGATCAGATAAAATAGATAGAATGGAAATTATCAACCTTCAAGGGCAGGTGATAATGCATAATGAAAATGTATCTAATGAAACAGAACTACCAATAAGTAATTTATCCTCTGGAACCTATTTCGTACGAGCAAATTACAATGGCATAACTGAAACCAAAAAACTTCTAGTGAAATGA
- a CDS encoding ATP-binding protein — protein sequence MKKHNAKITSKSVEQSGLPSDYKKAIAEYIWNGFDAGATNINIDYNGNELGYLNEFTITDDGKGISSSKIGETFGHFLDSNKTSSYNVDGFIKGKKGKGRFSFSLFCNNVVWESRYREESGEYLEFKISINKSSQHTFDTFENKVSNSAATGTIVHFNDFFDLSSDHLKAKDFVDYLAGEFGWFLYLNKESNHEISINGEPLEYQSIIDDSEDFQVTISDTLFNVSFIRWNVKIGDKYFYYFLNSDKKEVERKHTSFNNKAIDFHHSVYVQSSYFENFKLTETDQPVLGFDGKNQADGTFKALIRNLNQFLIEKEKEFIRKQQAEKLIEDYHSKNIFPKFRSNEYEQLRLKDLENVVREIYCVQPKIFQGLKKEASKTLVGFLNLLLDSEEREKVLDIMEGIVSLSDEERKELADSLRKTKITSVAAIIRLLENRLTVIQILKSLVFDLEPFTNERDHIQQVIENNYWLFGEQYHLVSADKNMETVLSNYLYFLEKGEKEKIRIEEKKRLKRPDVFICRQIDVPDPNSNEYTLEENIIVELKRPSVDIGKDQYRQVEDYMNIIIDEPRFNSQLRKWKFILVGKRVDSFIEGKYESQKNKGKKFLVESVSNYEIYAMTWDDLFKIFDHHHKHLIDNLEFKKSVVEELEEKGFEINRAASDELTRLAVNQ from the coding sequence ATGAAAAAGCACAACGCAAAAATTACATCTAAAAGTGTAGAGCAAAGCGGATTACCTTCCGATTACAAAAAAGCTATTGCCGAATATATTTGGAATGGGTTTGACGCAGGTGCAACTAACATAAACATTGATTACAATGGTAACGAATTAGGCTACCTAAACGAATTTACCATTACTGACGATGGCAAAGGAATTAGCTCATCTAAAATTGGAGAAACCTTTGGACACTTTCTGGACTCAAATAAAACAAGCTCCTATAACGTTGATGGATTTATCAAGGGAAAGAAGGGAAAAGGTCGCTTTTCTTTTAGCCTGTTTTGCAACAATGTAGTTTGGGAGTCCCGTTACAGAGAAGAGTCTGGGGAGTACCTAGAATTCAAGATATCCATTAACAAGTCATCGCAGCACACTTTTGACACCTTTGAAAACAAGGTATCGAATTCAGCTGCCACAGGCACAATTGTACACTTTAATGACTTTTTCGATCTTTCCTCTGATCACTTAAAGGCTAAAGATTTTGTTGACTACTTAGCTGGGGAATTTGGGTGGTTTTTGTATTTGAATAAGGAGTCAAACCACGAAATATCTATCAACGGGGAACCGCTAGAATATCAAAGCATAATTGACGATTCTGAAGACTTTCAAGTAACAATTAGTGACACACTCTTCAACGTTTCATTCATTAGGTGGAATGTTAAGATTGGTGACAAATACTTCTATTATTTTCTAAACAGCGATAAGAAGGAGGTCGAAAGAAAACACACATCTTTCAACAACAAGGCTATTGACTTCCATCATTCTGTTTATGTCCAGTCTTCCTATTTTGAAAACTTCAAGCTTACAGAGACCGATCAACCCGTACTAGGATTTGACGGTAAGAATCAAGCTGATGGAACATTCAAAGCTTTGATTCGGAACCTGAATCAGTTTCTTATTGAGAAAGAAAAAGAATTCATAAGGAAACAGCAAGCCGAAAAACTCATTGAAGACTATCATTCCAAGAACATCTTCCCCAAATTCAGAAGTAATGAATATGAGCAGTTAAGACTCAAAGATTTAGAAAATGTAGTCAGGGAGATCTATTGTGTTCAACCCAAAATCTTTCAGGGCTTAAAAAAGGAGGCAAGTAAAACACTTGTAGGCTTTTTGAACCTACTTCTTGATTCCGAGGAACGAGAAAAAGTTCTAGATATTATGGAAGGGATTGTTTCCCTTTCAGATGAAGAAAGGAAGGAACTTGCAGATTCTCTAAGGAAAACTAAAATCACAAGCGTTGCAGCTATAATTAGACTTCTAGAGAATAGACTTACAGTAATTCAAATTTTGAAATCCTTAGTATTTGATCTTGAACCTTTCACAAATGAAAGAGACCATATTCAACAAGTTATAGAGAACAATTATTGGTTATTTGGTGAACAGTATCATTTGGTTTCCGCAGATAAAAACATGGAGACCGTACTAAGTAACTACTTGTACTTTCTGGAAAAAGGTGAAAAGGAAAAGATCAGGATTGAAGAAAAGAAACGATTAAAAAGACCCGATGTTTTTATCTGTAGACAAATTGATGTTCCTGACCCAAACTCGAATGAGTACACTTTGGAAGAGAATATCATTGTCGAGTTGAAGCGCCCAAGTGTTGATATCGGGAAGGATCAATATCGGCAGGTGGAAGACTATATGAACATCATTATTGATGAACCTCGTTTTAACAGTCAATTACGTAAATGGAAGTTTATACTTGTTGGAAAGCGAGTGGACTCGTTTATTGAAGGCAAATACGAATCACAAAAAAATAAAGGAAAAAAGTTTCTCGTAGAATCTGTGAGCAACTATGAAATCTACGCGATGACTTGGGACG